GCGCGAGGACGCACCGCGCAGGAACCGGAAAGGAGGACCGTATGCGTACCATACTGCCCTCCTTTTTGTTCGGCGCGGCCGCGCTCGCTGCGGCGATCGTCGCCGGCACGGGCAACGCGGTGGCCGACGCCCCGACGCCGCCCCCGCAGGCTTCGACGCCGCCCAATCTCATCGTCATTCGCACGTTTGGATTCGTGCCCGCGAACATCACGGTGACATCGGGGACGGCCGTCGCATTCCGCAATGAGGACACGACCGCGTCGCACACGGTCGCATCGACGACGGGTGCGTTTGCGCCGCAATTCCTGGGCTACGGGATGGTCTTCAGCGTGACGCTTGTCAAGGCCGGCAAGTACCCGTTCAACTGCTCCGACGCGCCGTACATGAAGGGCGAGATCACGGTCACCGGAGGCAGCGCTTCGAGTCCCTCGCCCTAGCTCGCCGCTGCGCGGCGCGTTGATGAGCGGCCGGACGCGGCCAGACGCGGCATGCGGCGCGGCAGGACGATCGCGCGATCAGAACCCCGCGCGTTCACGCGCACGAACAACGGCGAGATCCGTACTTCAACGGCCTGCGTGAAGAACTCGGCGCCCAGCTGGTAGGCGTTCCCCTCGAGATGCAAGATGCACCGCGCATTGACGACGGCGGGTGTCGCCGTGTCGCGCCATTGGCGCGGGTCCTTCGCCCACCGGCATAGGAACACGGCGAACATGTCGCGGCGCAGCCATAAGACCATCGCGAGGGCGAGCAGTCCAAACCCGTAGAGCAGGTTGGGTTGGAACGTCAGGAACGCCCGTACCTGCGATATGATATCC
The window above is part of the Candidatus Eremiobacteraceae bacterium genome. Proteins encoded here:
- a CDS encoding cupredoxin domain-containing protein translates to MRTILPSFLFGAAALAAAIVAGTGNAVADAPTPPPQASTPPNLIVIRTFGFVPANITVTSGTAVAFRNEDTTASHTVASTTGAFAPQFLGYGMVFSVTLVKAGKYPFNCSDAPYMKGEITVTGGSASSPSP